Proteins co-encoded in one Sparus aurata chromosome 18, fSpaAur1.1, whole genome shotgun sequence genomic window:
- the ankrd13d gene encoding ankyrin repeat domain-containing protein 13D isoform X2, which translates to MAEEAFPLHLLVWNNQYLELDRELQKNEQDVERLDPRGRTPLELAVCLGHLESTRVLLRHSSDPTHCTTQGWTILQEAVSTGDPELVQLVLQYRDFKRATERLAGIPELLSKLRQARDFYVEMKWEFTSWVPLVSKVCPSDVYRVWKSGSCLRVDTTLLGFEHMTWLKGRRSYIFKGGDDGAVVMEVDHEKQVVYTEPLVLSPRDAPSLLAAMQPSQENTAQRLTSPIVSTHLNTRNIAFERNKSGIWGWRSEKSEVVSGYEAKVYSATNVELVTRSRTEHLSDQDKSRSKGSKTPLQSFLGIAEQHTAHNGSNVSQCASPHNPTAITADEYFNPEFNLNGRDIGRPVELTSKVQKFKATLWLSESHPLSLAEQVTPIIDLMAISNAHFAKLRDFITLRLPPGFPVKIEIPLFHVLNARVTFSNLCGCDEPVSSVTVTKPESSEEAGQSAHPFHCEVDPSVFEPPADYTTLGPGRSEPMRDEDDNLLQFAIQQSLLDAGTESDQVTIWEALTNSRPVPQSPLYEEDSQLERAIQESLSISLATREGEDTADPSQPSSVSPMDPSANSPLSYSVVTDPRLSGHFGVASSFDEQLRIAMELSCREQEEIDRQQKEEEEELERILQLSLTEK; encoded by the exons ATGGCTGAGGAAGCGTTTCCTCTGCATCTTCTGGTGTGGAACAATCAGTATCTGGAGCTGGATCGAGAGCTGCAGAAGAACGAG CAGGATGTGGAGCGCCTGGATCCGAGGGGGCGCACCCCGCTGGAGCTGGCCGTGTGTCTGGGCCACCTGGAGTCCACCCGGGTGCTGCTCAGGCACTCCTCGGACCCCACACACTGCACCACACAGGGCTGGACCA TCTTGCAGGAGGCGGTGAGCACCGGGGATCCCGAGCTGGTTCAGCTGGTGCTCCAGTACAGAGACTTCAAACGTGCCACAGAGAGACTGGCAGGCATCCCAGAGCTGCTCAGCAAACTAAGACAG GCGCGGGACTTCTACGTGGAGATGAAGTGGGAGTTCACCAGTTGGG TGCCCTTGGTGTCGAAGGTGTGTCCCAGCGATGTTTACCGGGTGTGGAAGAGCGGCTCGTGCCTCCGCGTGGACACCACCCTCCTTGGCTTCGAACACATGACCTGGCTGAAAGGACGACGCAGCTACATCTTCAAGggcggag ACGACGGGGCCGTAGTGATGGAGGTGGACCACGAGAAGCAGGTGGTGTACACAGAGCCGCTCGTGTTGTCCCCCCGTGACGCGCCTTCCCTCCTGGCGGCCATGCAGCCGTCGCAGGAGAACACAGCCCAGAGACTCACGTCGCCCATCGTCTCAACACACCTCAACACACGTAACATTGCCTTCGAACG AAACAAGTCGGGAATCTGGGGCTGGCGTTCCGAGAAGAGTGAAGTAGTCAGCGGGTATGAAGCAAAG GTTTACAGTGCCACCAATGTGGAGCTGGTGACTCGGTCAAGGACAGAGCATCTATCAGACCAGGACAAGTCGAGGAGCaaag GCTCAAAGACTCCTCTGCAGTCCTTCCTGGGAATTGCTGAACAACACACAGCTCACAATGGG AGTAACGTGTCCCAGTGTGCCAGTCCTCACAACCCCACGGCCATCACAGCTGACGAGTACTTCAACCCGGAGTTCAACCTGAACGGCCGAGACATCGGACGTCCTGTCGAGCTGACGAGCAAAGTCCAGAA gtttAAAGCAACTCTGTGGCTGAGCGAGAGTCATCCTCTGTCTCTGGCCGAGCAGGTGACGCCCATCATCGACCTCATGGCCATCTCTAACGCCCACTTTGCCAAGCTGCGTGACTTCATCACCCTTCGCCTGCCGCCAGGCTTCCCTGTCAAGATAG AGATTCCCCTGTTTCACGTGTTGAACGCCAGAGTGACGTTCAGTAACCTGTGTGGCTGCGACGAGCCGGTCAGCTCTGTGACGGTTACCAAACCAGAGAGCTCCGAGGAAGCTG GTCAGTCTGCCCATCCCTTCCACTGTGAGGTGGACCCTTCGGTGTTCGAGCCGCCGGCAGACTACACCACCCTCGGTCCAGGCCGCAGCGAGCCGATGAGGGATGAGGACGACAACCTGCTGCAGTTTGCTATCCAGCAGAGCCTGCTGGACGCCGGCACAGAGAGCGACCAG GTGACCATCTGGGAGGCCTTGACCAACAGCCGCCCGGTGCCCCAGAGTCCGCTGTACGAGGAAGACTCTCAGCtggagag ggcGATCCAGGAGTCCCTGTCCATCTCGCTGGCcaccagagagggagaggacacgGCCGACCCCAGCCAgccctcctccgtctctccgATGGACCCCTCCGCCAACTCCCCGCTCTCCTACAGCGTGGTGACCGACCCGAGGTTGTCGGGACACTTTGGTGTGGCCTCCAGTTTTGACGAGCAGCTGCGTATCGCCATGGAGCTGTCCTGCCGGGAGCAGGAGGAGATAGACAG
- the ankrd13d gene encoding ankyrin repeat domain-containing protein 13D isoform X1 yields the protein MAEEAFPLHLLVWNNQYLELDRELQKNEQDVERLDPRGRTPLELAVCLGHLESTRVLLRHSSDPTHCTTQGWTILQEAVSTGDPELVQLVLQYRDFKRATERLAGIPELLSKLRQARDFYVEMKWEFTSWVPLVSKVCPSDVYRVWKSGSCLRVDTTLLGFEHMTWLKGRRSYIFKGGDDGAVVMEVDHEKQVVYTEPLVLSPRDAPSLLAAMQPSQENTAQRLTSPIVSTHLNTRNIAFERNKSGIWGWRSEKSEVVSGYEAKVYSATNVELVTRSRTEHLSDQDKSRSKGSKTPLQSFLGIAEQHTAHNGSNVSQCASPHNPTAITADEYFNPEFNLNGRDIGRPVELTSKVQKFKATLWLSESHPLSLAEQVTPIIDLMAISNAHFAKLRDFITLRLPPGFPVKIEIPLFHVLNARVTFSNLCGCDEPVSSVTVTKPESSEEAGQSAHPFHCEVDPSVFEPPADYTTLGPGRSEPMRDEDDNLLQFAIQQSLLDAGTESDQVTIWEALTNSRPVPQSPLYEEDSQLERAIQESLSISLATREGEDTADPSQPSSVSPMDPSANSPLSYSVVTDPRLSGHFGVASSFDEQLRIAMELSCREQEEIDRQQKEEEEELERILQLSLTEKLLQQSDTDQNI from the exons ATGGCTGAGGAAGCGTTTCCTCTGCATCTTCTGGTGTGGAACAATCAGTATCTGGAGCTGGATCGAGAGCTGCAGAAGAACGAG CAGGATGTGGAGCGCCTGGATCCGAGGGGGCGCACCCCGCTGGAGCTGGCCGTGTGTCTGGGCCACCTGGAGTCCACCCGGGTGCTGCTCAGGCACTCCTCGGACCCCACACACTGCACCACACAGGGCTGGACCA TCTTGCAGGAGGCGGTGAGCACCGGGGATCCCGAGCTGGTTCAGCTGGTGCTCCAGTACAGAGACTTCAAACGTGCCACAGAGAGACTGGCAGGCATCCCAGAGCTGCTCAGCAAACTAAGACAG GCGCGGGACTTCTACGTGGAGATGAAGTGGGAGTTCACCAGTTGGG TGCCCTTGGTGTCGAAGGTGTGTCCCAGCGATGTTTACCGGGTGTGGAAGAGCGGCTCGTGCCTCCGCGTGGACACCACCCTCCTTGGCTTCGAACACATGACCTGGCTGAAAGGACGACGCAGCTACATCTTCAAGggcggag ACGACGGGGCCGTAGTGATGGAGGTGGACCACGAGAAGCAGGTGGTGTACACAGAGCCGCTCGTGTTGTCCCCCCGTGACGCGCCTTCCCTCCTGGCGGCCATGCAGCCGTCGCAGGAGAACACAGCCCAGAGACTCACGTCGCCCATCGTCTCAACACACCTCAACACACGTAACATTGCCTTCGAACG AAACAAGTCGGGAATCTGGGGCTGGCGTTCCGAGAAGAGTGAAGTAGTCAGCGGGTATGAAGCAAAG GTTTACAGTGCCACCAATGTGGAGCTGGTGACTCGGTCAAGGACAGAGCATCTATCAGACCAGGACAAGTCGAGGAGCaaag GCTCAAAGACTCCTCTGCAGTCCTTCCTGGGAATTGCTGAACAACACACAGCTCACAATGGG AGTAACGTGTCCCAGTGTGCCAGTCCTCACAACCCCACGGCCATCACAGCTGACGAGTACTTCAACCCGGAGTTCAACCTGAACGGCCGAGACATCGGACGTCCTGTCGAGCTGACGAGCAAAGTCCAGAA gtttAAAGCAACTCTGTGGCTGAGCGAGAGTCATCCTCTGTCTCTGGCCGAGCAGGTGACGCCCATCATCGACCTCATGGCCATCTCTAACGCCCACTTTGCCAAGCTGCGTGACTTCATCACCCTTCGCCTGCCGCCAGGCTTCCCTGTCAAGATAG AGATTCCCCTGTTTCACGTGTTGAACGCCAGAGTGACGTTCAGTAACCTGTGTGGCTGCGACGAGCCGGTCAGCTCTGTGACGGTTACCAAACCAGAGAGCTCCGAGGAAGCTG GTCAGTCTGCCCATCCCTTCCACTGTGAGGTGGACCCTTCGGTGTTCGAGCCGCCGGCAGACTACACCACCCTCGGTCCAGGCCGCAGCGAGCCGATGAGGGATGAGGACGACAACCTGCTGCAGTTTGCTATCCAGCAGAGCCTGCTGGACGCCGGCACAGAGAGCGACCAG GTGACCATCTGGGAGGCCTTGACCAACAGCCGCCCGGTGCCCCAGAGTCCGCTGTACGAGGAAGACTCTCAGCtggagag ggcGATCCAGGAGTCCCTGTCCATCTCGCTGGCcaccagagagggagaggacacgGCCGACCCCAGCCAgccctcctccgtctctccgATGGACCCCTCCGCCAACTCCCCGCTCTCCTACAGCGTGGTGACCGACCCGAGGTTGTCGGGACACTTTGGTGTGGCCTCCAGTTTTGACGAGCAGCTGCGTATCGCCATGGAGCTGTCCTGCCGGGAGCAGGAGGAGATAGACAG